In Thermodesulfobacteriota bacterium, the genomic window AGGTTTTGTCTTTGGATCGTTTGTCTAGTTTGCCCTTGGCCGAATGTGGAACCTCCGGTTCCTGATCCAAATGCAGAGCCAGTTGTGCCAGTCGTTCTCTGAGCTCTTTGAATCGCGCCGCCACTAAAGCCTCCGCCACCGCCGCCGAACAGTGCTGAGAGAACACTTACAATTTGTTCTGCATCAGCGTTTAGAACCCTTATAACGAATATGCCTTCCTGCGGCTCATCGGTTTTTACGTCTAGTATCTCGATTACTGCCTTGATTTTAGCCATATCGCTAGGGTAGGCGATTATGATTAAGGAATTTGTTCTCTCATCAGTGATTACTTTAAAGCTTACCGGGGAAGAATCTTGCGTAGACTGTGCAGTGATTTGTGGTGCTTGCTGCTGGGTTTGGGTGGTTCTGGTTCTGCTGGTTCTTGAAGTTGCTCTTTGCTGCTGTGCTGTTCGTTGGGTAGCAGTTGCTCTTCTGGCCACAGAAGCACTGCCTGAGCCTGATGAACCGCCGAATATTTCAAGAAGCTTAGTTGCAACCTCCGCAGCATCTGCATTTTCAATTTTAATAAATTCAATCTCAGTTTCGACATCAAAGTTTTCAATGATTTTTAAGATTCTGTTTAAGTTATCAACTCTTTCTATAATGATAAGTGTGTTGGTGGCTGGATATACAACGATGTCACCCTCACGGGAAATTAATGGCCTTAGTATCGATGCAACTTGATTGGCTTGCACATTCTGAAGCTCAACCAATTGAGTTATGAATCTGTCTGAAGGATCTGAATAGTCGGTTCCGAATTCTGTAGGTATATCCTGAAATTTAATATCTCTTTTAGGGACAATAATATTTGTGCCGTTTTTCTTAACTACTGAAAACCCATTGAGACTTAAAATTGTCTCAAAGAGCCGCATTGCATTTTCGCTTTTAAAACCTCCGGGAGCAACGACGGTAATTTTTTTGCCTTTTACAGATTCATCTAAGATAAAGCTTTCGCCGGTTATTTCACTGATTGCCTGAATCAGATCCTGAACATCCATCTCTGATTGGAGATTTACAATTTCTCCTTCACTGACTATTACATCAGAACTCGTTGGCTCAACCTGTGCTTCTATGACCTCAGCTTGTTGCTCAGGTTGCGCAGGTCGTGCGGGCAGCCCTTGAGCCTCTCTTTCTTTTTCCAGAGCCCTTTTCTTTCTGTGCTCTTGTCTTTGTTGAATTCTTAATTGTCTTCTTTTTTCAAGTTCTTGCTGACGTTCTATCTGATTTCTTTGCTCAGGATCATTTTGTACTATAGCATCATCAACAGCCCCATTTGACTCAATGCTTTCATCCACATATGCCTGCGCAATGACTTTATTATCATCTAAATAATCAAATGAAAGTTCTTTTTCATTTCCGTTTGC contains:
- a CDS encoding secretin N-terminal domain-containing protein; translation: MKGFLINILILGFLLTLYVYINTSNNGAVIQENTAQTQELEQNEPIFEESSNDLTYQIQKGDTLSTIAEKYDASVSEIKEINGLREDQIVVGQYIDIPANANGNEKELSFDYLDDNKVIAQAYVDESIESNGAVDDAIVQNDPEQRNQIERQQELEKRRQLRIQQRQEHRKKRALEKEREAQGLPARPAQPEQQAEVIEAQVEPTSSDVIVSEGEIVNLQSEMDVQDLIQAISEITGESFILDESVKGKKITVVAPGGFKSENAMRLFETILSLNGFSVVKKNGTNIIVPKRDIKFQDIPTEFGTDYSDPSDRFITQLVELQNVQANQVASILRPLISREGDIVVYPATNTLIIIERVDNLNRILKIIENFDVETEIEFIKIENADAAEVATKLLEIFGGSSGSGSASVARRATATQRTAQQQRATSRTSRTRTTQTQQQAPQITAQSTQDSSPVSFKVITDERTNSLIIIAYPSDMAKIKAVIEILDVKTDEPQEGIFVIRVLNADAEQIVSVLSALFGGGGGGFSGGAIQRAQRTTGTTGSAFGSGTGGSTFGQGQTRQTIQRQNLGGRGASIVAEADGLRITADPATNSVIVIGSRRDYEEVKDVIDELDIRRKQVFVEAAILEVSLDKIRSFGTNLSIGFTVNDSTLGFGGTNLPGVPSLLGVAANPEASANLIGSLSGLFLGVVGEEVDPDGSGPIPPIPSFTALFQALTSLTDVNVLSTPSIITTDNEPAEIIVADVIPFPT